One genomic segment of Streptomyces sp. TLI_146 includes these proteins:
- a CDS encoding DoxX family protein, producing MSNAYVIVAVLTAAWVGFSGFSLLRRADFVTQPLVEYGVPRSWWTLLGLAKAAGAAGLLVGLAVPGIGIAAGIALVLYFLGAVVAVLRARSYKTVAFPVLYLAPVVVTLILGQAV from the coding sequence ATGTCCAACGCCTATGTCATCGTCGCCGTTCTCACCGCCGCCTGGGTCGGCTTCTCCGGGTTTTCCCTGCTGCGCCGGGCCGACTTCGTGACGCAGCCGCTCGTCGAGTACGGCGTCCCGCGTTCCTGGTGGACGCTGCTGGGGCTGGCCAAGGCCGCCGGCGCGGCAGGACTGCTGGTCGGTCTGGCGGTCCCAGGGATCGGCATCGCGGCCGGGATCGCGCTGGTGCTGTACTTCCTCGGCGCGGTCGTTGCCGTACTGCGGGCACGCTCCTACAAGACCGTAGCCTTCCCCGTCCTGTATCTCGCCCCGGTCGTTGTCACCCTGATCCTTGGCCAGGCCGTCTGA